A stretch of Chanodichthys erythropterus isolate Z2021 chromosome 20, ASM2448905v1, whole genome shotgun sequence DNA encodes these proteins:
- the dhx35 gene encoding probable ATP-dependent RNA helicase DHX35: MAAPHTTMKFWKPGSEAPGVCEERDLSTETTGSPIIFNPHTALSIEKQRQRLPVFKHRNNILYLVESFQTVVIVGETGSGKSTQIPQYLLEAGWAAEGKVIGVTQPRRVAATSVASRVAEERGAFLGHEVGYTIRFDDCSDPHATRIKFLTDGMLVREMMSDPLLKKYSVLMLDEAHERTLYTDIAIGLLKKIQKKRRDLRLIVASATLDAKKFQDFFNLNESGDPNKDTCGILTVEGRTFPVDIFYTVSPVPDYVKATVETVLKIHETEEDGDVLAFLTGQEEVEKVVSLLQEQARTLSRYGMKKHLCVLPMYAGLPYSEQMRVFERMPPTVRKVVVATNIAETSITINGVVFVIDCAFVKLRAYNPLTAIESLIVTPISKASACQRAGRAGRNRAGKCFRLYTEEDFEKLPASTVPEMQRSNLAPVILQLKALGIDNVLRFSFLSPPPAQSMVQALELLFALGGLDQYGRLTDPMGVRMAEFPLTPMFAKMLLESGNFGCSKEIVTIAAMMQIQNLFTVPHNQKKAAAREHRKFAVAEGDHLTMLNVYEAFIKHQKSSQWCQDHFLNYKGLLRAVAVREQLRHLLNKFKVPRTSSEGDPDVILRCIVSGFFANAARMHHSGSYRTLRDDRELYIHPDSVLYGEKPPKWVVFNEVVQTSKYYMRDVTAVESSWLVELAPHFYKQAKHGSLNSKRTKVF; the protein is encoded by the exons ATGGCGGCGCCCCACACCACCATGAAATTCTGGAAACCCG GCTCAGAGGCTCCGGGTGTGTGTGAGGAGAGAGACCTGTCCACTGAGACCACCGGCTCTCCCATCATCTTTAACCCGCACACGGCTCTCTCCATAGAGAAACAGAGGCAGAGGCTGCCCGTCTTCAAG CACAGAAACAACATCCTCTATCTGGTTGAGAGTTTCCAGACTGTGGTGATTGTTGGAGAAACAGGATCTGGAAAAAGCACACAAATTCCACAG TATCTGCTGGAGGCTGGATGGGCGGCAGAAGGGAAGGTGATCGGAGTGACTCAGCCTCGACGGGTGGCGGCCACATCT GTGGCCAGTCGTGTGGCAGAGGAGAGAGGGGCATTTCTTGGACACGAGGTGGGCTACACCATCAGGTTTGATGACTGCTCTGACCCGCACGCCACTCGTATAAAG TTTCTGACAGATGGGATGTTAGTTCGGGAGATGATGTCTGACCCGCTGTTAAAGAAATACAG TGTGTTAATGCTGGATGAAGCTCATGAGAGAACGCTGTACACGGACATTGCCATCGGCCTTCTGAAGAAG ATTCAGAAGAAGAGGCGAGACCTGCGTCTGATTGTAGCTTCGGCCACTCTGGATGCCAAG AAATTTCAAGATTTCTTCAACCTAAATGAGTCTGGAGACCCAAATAAAGACACCTGTGGTATTCTGACTGTCGAGGGCCGAACTTTCCCTGtggatattttctacactgtcAG TCCTGTACCAGACTATGTGAAGGCTACGGTGGAAACCGTGCTGAAGATCCATGAGACTGAGGAGGATGGAGACGTGCTGGCGTTTCTCACAGGACAG GAGGAGGTGGAGAAGGTGGTGTCTCTGCTCCAGGAACAGGCCCGAACTTTGTCCCGCTACGGGATGAAGAAGCACTTGTGTGTGCTGCCCATGTATGCTGGCCTGCCCTACAGCGAACAGATGAGAGTATTTGAGAGGATGCCCCCTACTGTCAGAAAG GTGGTGGTCGCAACCAATATAGCCGAGACATCCATCACCATCAACGGTGTAGTGTTTGTGATTGACTGTGCGTTTGTCAAGCTGAGGGCGTATAATCCACTAACAGCAATAGAGTCACTGATCGTCACGCCCATCTCTAAAGCCTCTGCCTGTCAGAGAGCTGGAAGAGCCGGGCGGAACCGCGCGGGGAAGTGCTTCCGTCTCTACACAG AGGAGGACTTTGAGAAGTTGCCCGCGTCTACAGTTCCAGAGATGCAGCGCTCTAATCTGGCTCCAGTCATTCTGCAGCTGAAAGCTCTGGGCATCGACAATGTGCTGCGATTCAGCTTCCTGTCT CCTCCTCCTGCTCAGTCCATGGTTCAAGCCCTGGAGCTGCTCTTCGCTCTTGGAG GTCTGGATCAGTACGGGCGTCTCACTGACCCGATGGGTGTGCGAATGGCCGAGTTCCCACTCACTCCCATGTTTGCCAAGATGCTGCTGGAATCAGGAAATTTCGGCTGCTCCAAGGAGATAGTTACCATCGCAGCCATGATGCAAATTCAAAACCTTTTCACGGTGCCACACAATCAGAAGAAAGCAGCT GCGCGGGAGCACAGGAAGTTTGCTGTGGCTGAGGGGGATCATCTCACCATGCTGAATGTTTATGAGGCTTTCATAAAG CATCAGAAGAGTTCTCAGTGGTGTCAGGATCATTTCCTCAACTATAAAGGTCTCCTCCGCGCTGTGGCCGTGCGGGAACAGCTGCGGCACCTCCTCAACAAGTTTAAGGTGCCTCGGACGTCCAGTGAAG GTGATCCGGATGTGATTCTCAGATGTATTGTGTCGGGGTTTTTTGCGAATGCCGCCCGTATGCATCACTCCGGCTCCTACAG GACTCTACGTGACGACAGAGAGCTGTACATCCACCCTGATTCGGTGCTGTATGGAGAAAAGCCCCCAAAATG GGTCGTCTTCAACGAGGTGGTTCAGACCAGCAAGTACTACATGCGGGACGTGACCGCGGTCGAGTCGTCCTGGCTGGTGGAGTTGGCTCCTCACTTTTACAAACAGGCCAAG CACGGGTCTCTGAACAGCAAACGGACCAAAGTCTTCTGA